The Streptomyces sp. HSG2 genome has a segment encoding these proteins:
- a CDS encoding Ig-like domain-containing protein produces MRVKTDGKRRRGMAVVSALLGGVLVLSACTGGGTDDSAGGDDQTSQTKVDKAAAEKASEARIEITPQDGSTNASINNSATVTVSEGTLTEVTMVSKDGTDVDGEISEDGTSWKPSGQLERSTTYRVKATAQDSEGRAAHENASFTTVSPDNSFIGTFTPDDGTTVGVGMPVSINFDKEITDRVAVQEGVDVTSSSGQEVVCHWFSSTRMDCRPDDYWEAGSTVTLDLALDGVEGAEGVFGVQQKTVGFTVGRNQVSYVDAETKQMRVTRDGETVKTIPISAGSPENKTYEGRMVISEKFVETRMNGATVGFTDDDGEGEYDIKDVPHAMRLSTSGTFIHGNYWGAKSIFGTANTSHGCIGLADTKGADDPDTPGAWFYENSMIGDVVVVQNTGDSTIAPDNGLNGWNMDWADWKAGSAL; encoded by the coding sequence ATGCGTGTGAAGACGGACGGGAAGCGGCGCAGGGGCATGGCGGTCGTGTCCGCGCTGCTCGGTGGCGTTCTGGTGCTCTCGGCCTGCACGGGGGGCGGGACCGACGACTCCGCGGGCGGGGACGACCAGACGTCGCAGACCAAGGTCGACAAGGCGGCGGCCGAGAAGGCGTCCGAGGCGCGGATCGAGATCACTCCCCAGGACGGCTCCACCAACGCGTCCATCAACAACTCCGCGACGGTCACGGTGAGCGAGGGGACCCTCACCGAGGTCACCATGGTCTCCAAGGACGGCACCGACGTCGACGGGGAGATATCCGAGGACGGCACGAGTTGGAAGCCCTCCGGCCAACTGGAGCGCTCCACCACCTACCGGGTGAAGGCGACCGCCCAGGACTCCGAGGGCCGGGCCGCCCACGAGAACGCCTCGTTCACGACCGTCTCGCCGGACAACAGTTTCATCGGCACCTTCACCCCCGACGACGGCACCACGGTGGGCGTCGGCATGCCCGTGTCGATCAACTTCGACAAGGAGATCACCGACCGGGTCGCCGTCCAGGAGGGCGTCGACGTCACCAGCAGCAGTGGCCAGGAGGTCGTCTGCCACTGGTTCTCCTCCACCCGCATGGACTGCCGACCCGACGACTACTGGGAGGCCGGGTCCACCGTCACCCTGGACCTGGCCCTGGACGGCGTCGAGGGGGCCGAAGGGGTCTTCGGCGTCCAGCAGAAGACGGTCGGTTTCACCGTCGGCCGGAACCAGGTCTCCTACGTGGACGCCGAGACCAAGCAGATGAGGGTCACGCGCGACGGCGAGACCGTCAAGACCATCCCGATCTCCGCCGGTTCCCCCGAGAACAAGACCTACGAAGGCCGGATGGTGATCTCCGAGAAGTTCGTGGAGACCCGGATGAACGGCGCGACGGTCGGCTTCACCGACGACGACGGCGAGGGCGAGTACGACATCAAGGACGTCCCGCACGCCATGCGCCTGAGTACCTCCGGCACCTTCATCCACGGCAACTACTGGGGTGCCAAGTCCATCTTCGGGACCGCCAACACCAGCCACGGCTGCATCGGCCTCGCGGACACCAAGGGCGCCGACGACCCGGACACGCCGGGCGCCTGGTTCTACGAGAACTCCATGATCGGGGACGTGGTCGTGGTCCAGAACACCGGTGACAGCACCATCGCCCCCGACAACGGGCTCAACGGCTGGAACATGGACTGGGCGGACTGGAAGGCGGGCTCCGCCCTCTGA